The Stigmatella aurantiaca DW4/3-1 genome contains the following window.
CTCCAGCAGATCATTCTGCAAGTTCTCGAAGCGGTTGCAGAGGATGCCAATCCGGGGGCTCTCGCACGAATGCTCATGGGTGAGCCGCGTGAAGGCGCCGCGCGTCTGGGCCCAGTCCCGCTGGAGATCCAGGACCTCCTTGCGCGCCGCCTTCTTCACGGCCCCAGCGCCCTTCACGGTTCTCTTGGACGTGGCCGCCGCGGGCTCGGGAGGCCCGGGTGTCAGGGGGACGAACATCTCGCTCTCCGCCACCTCCACCGCGGTCAGCCCTGGGTTCGCGGCGGGAGGGGGGGCCGCGGCGGCCGTCTCGGGCCCCTTGTCCTCGGCCGGAGGGGGCTCGGTGGGCGAAGGCGCCGCCGCCGCGTGGGACGGGGCCGCCTCTCCGGGGGCAGCCGCTTCGGACGGAGGCGGGGCGGAAGGCGGAGGCGGAGAGGTGACCGCCTTCGGCGGGGAGGCAGAACGCCCCGGGCTCAGGGGAATCGCGGGAGGCGCGGGGTTCACCGGATCCTGCAACATCTCTTGGATCAGGGGCTTCAGCCGGGGAAGCGCCACCAGCACCCCACCCACCACCAGCAGCGGCAGTCCCAGCCCCACGGCAAGCCGGAGCCATGAAGCCTTCCGGGGGCGCTGCGACACGGCCGTGCGCCGGGTGTCCTCGCGGTGGATGCGGCGGGGAGGCTCCGCCGGCGGGGGAGGCATGGCCGTCCGGCGCGTCTCCTCGCGCGGATCCCGGCTTCCCCCCTCCTCCTTGAAAGCGGCGAGCGCGGACTCGGACGTGACGGCCCGCACGGAGCCGCTGCGCGGGGCCCCGGTCCGGGGAACCGAGGGCATGCCCGTCGTGGACACGCGCGTGCGCTGCGAGGTGGTCGCCGTCTTCGGCCGGACCGGCGCGGGCGCCCCTTCGTCCATGTTGCCGACGATGACCCGTGAGGGCTCCTCGTCCTCCCGCTCTTCATCCTTGAAGGCGGCCTCGTCCAGCACGACGCGAGGATGGGTGTCATCGCTCCGGGCCGGGGTGAGCATCTGGTAGCTCGGGTGCGTGTCGTCTATGCCGCGCCGGCTCTGCTCCACCGGAGCAGGGGCCACGGGGGCGCGCGAGACGGCCGCAACGGGCGGGGGCAGGCTCCGGGACTCGGACGAAGGGACGGGCGGAAGATCTCCTGGGAATGAGGGCGCCGCCGGCGCGGCATCGGGGACCGTGGGAGCTTCCTCGGGAGGCGCGGGACGGGCGGACGCCTGCGGCATCATGGCGCGGCTCATCTCCATCGCCAGGGAGACGTAGGCCGGCGTGCCAGACGAGGCCGTTCCAGGGACCGAACTCCCCGCCGGCCGTGCCGCGGACCCAGGAGAGGCTCGCGGAGGCTCCCCCGGCCTGGGCGGTGAGCCCCCGGGGGACGGTCCCCCCCCGAACCGGGGAGGCTCCGGCGCGCGCGGAACCGGCGGCGGCGAGAAGACAGGAGGACCCGCCGACAGCCCCCCTCCGGGAGCCACGCTCTCCACCTCGGGAGGCGGCGGCGGGGGGGGCGACATCCGCAGTTCCACCGGGGGCAGGGGACGCTCGGCGGTCGTCTCGTCCAGGGAGACGGCCGGACGGGTGGACTCGTCCAGCACCACCCCGGGCCGGGTCTCCCCTTCGTCCACGGGAACGCCCTCGCGGCTCCGGGGCGTGGGCTGGAACGAGAGCGGCTCGACGGGCCCATCCAGCCGGATCGTCCGAGGAGGCAGGGCGGGATTGGGCGCCCGCGCCAGGCCCGGCTCCGAGGGAATGGCGGGGCGCGCCGGGGGCTCGGCCATCCGGGGCACTTCCTTGAGCTGCGCCAGCAGCTTGCGCTCGCCCTGGTACTCGACGGCGAACAGCTCCCGCATGAAGCGGCTGACGGTCTCCGGGCCCGCGGCCTGATCAATCTCCTGCAAGCAGCTCGTCAGCTTGCCGCGAAACTCCTCGGCCGACTGGAAGCGCTGGGCCGGATCCACCGCCAGCGCCTTCATCACCACCTGCGCCACCTGCGGGGGCGTCATCGGCTCCACTTCGCTCAGCGGCGCGATGCGGGGCTGGGCCACCGCCGTCATCAGCTCGCCAGGGGAGACGTTGTCGAAGGGGTTCTTGCCGGAGATGAGCTCGTAGAGGCACAGCCCCACGGCGTACAGGTCGCTTCGGCGGTCCACCTGCTGGTGCCGCGCCTGCTCCGGCGACATATAGAGGAACTTGCCCAGGATGATGCTCGGGTTGGTCTTCGCCGCCGACAGCCGGCTCTTGGCCAGACCGAAGTCGATCACCTTCACCTCCCCCTCGTAGGAGATGAGGATGTTCTGCGGGGAGATGTCCCGGTGGACGAGGTTGATCTCCTTCTCGTCGTCGTCCCGCTTGCGGTGCGCATACGCCAGCGCGTCCAGCACCCGGGCCATGACGTACAGCACGAAGGTCAGCGGCAGCGGGGACTGGCGGTCCCTCACCCGCCCGGCCACCTTGCGCAGGTCCTTGCCGTCCACGTACTCGAGGGCCATGTACGCATCGCCCTCGTGCAGCCCCATGTCGAGCACCTGGGCGATGGAGCCATGGCTGAGCTTCACCAGGACCCGGGCCTCACCCACGAAGCGCTCGACGAACTCCGTGTCCGCCGCGAGCTGGGGGAGGATGCGCTTGATGACACAGAGCTTCTCGAAGCCCTGCGCCCCCTCCAGACGCGCCAGGTAGATTTCTCCCATCCCGCCTGTCGCCAACTGCGACAGGAGGGTGTACCGGCCGAACGGCTGCGGACGGAAAGGGCGCAGCCGGGCTGAGGGCAAGGACGAGTTCATGCGGTGTGGAGACCCACGGGAACCGCATTCAAGCCGGTTCGGCGCCTGCTCTCAACCCGTCAACCGGCCGCGGCCCCCGGAGAAAGCGTTCCCCCTCCTGCTTATTTGACCCCTGGGCTGGTGATTTGGGCGAGGTCCTCCTCCAGAACCTCGAAAGCCGCCGTCCGGTCCCTCGGCGGCCGGATGATGCGCTCCCCCAGGGGGACGACGTCGAACCGGGCCCCGATGGAGGCCAGGGTCTTACCCGTGATGAGCACCTGCCCGGCCGAGGCGGTGGCGGCCAGCCACCGGGCCACCGGCATCCCCTCCCCCACCGCGGTGAAGTCCAGGCGGGCATGCTCCCCCACCATGCCCACCAGCGCCCGGGTGGTATGCAGACCGATGCGCAGCGCGCACCGCTCCTCCGTGGGACGGCGGGACATGGCCCGCTCCCAGTCCATGCGCA
Protein-coding sequences here:
- a CDS encoding serine/threonine-protein kinase, with translation MGEIYLARLEGAQGFEKLCVIKRILPQLAADTEFVERFVGEARVLVKLSHGSIAQVLDMGLHEGDAYMALEYVDGKDLRKVAGRVRDRQSPLPLTFVLYVMARVLDALAYAHRKRDDDEKEINLVHRDISPQNILISYEGEVKVIDFGLAKSRLSAAKTNPSIILGKFLYMSPEQARHQQVDRRSDLYAVGLCLYELISGKNPFDNVSPGELMTAVAQPRIAPLSEVEPMTPPQVAQVVMKALAVDPAQRFQSAEEFRGKLTSCLQEIDQAAGPETVSRFMRELFAVEYQGERKLLAQLKEVPRMAEPPARPAIPSEPGLARAPNPALPPRTIRLDGPVEPLSFQPTPRSREGVPVDEGETRPGVVLDESTRPAVSLDETTAERPLPPVELRMSPPPPPPPEVESVAPGGGLSAGPPVFSPPPVPRAPEPPRFGGGPSPGGSPPRPGEPPRASPGSAARPAGSSVPGTASSGTPAYVSLAMEMSRAMMPQASARPAPPEEAPTVPDAAPAAPSFPGDLPPVPSSESRSLPPPVAAVSRAPVAPAPVEQSRRGIDDTHPSYQMLTPARSDDTHPRVVLDEAAFKDEEREDEEPSRVIVGNMDEGAPAPVRPKTATTSQRTRVSTTGMPSVPRTGAPRSGSVRAVTSESALAAFKEEGGSRDPREETRRTAMPPPPAEPPRRIHREDTRRTAVSQRPRKASWLRLAVGLGLPLLVVGGVLVALPRLKPLIQEMLQDPVNPAPPAIPLSPGRSASPPKAVTSPPPPSAPPPSEAAAPGEAAPSHAAAAPSPTEPPPAEDKGPETAAAAPPPAANPGLTAVEVAESEMFVPLTPGPPEPAAATSKRTVKGAGAVKKAARKEVLDLQRDWAQTRGAFTRLTHEHSCESPRIGILCNRFENLQNDLLELGDAYDKRTHERVKDLRKVIQQAMN